The segment CCCTCGACAAGATCCCGCCGCACATCCAGAAGCTCTCCTTCACCGCCGCGCTCGACGGCGCCGGCCAGGTCTCGCAGATCGGCCCCGGCTACCTCCGGATCGTGGCCGGCGGCGAAGAGGTCGCCCGCTACTCCTTCAACGGCAGCGAGTTCAGCACCGAACGCGCCGTCATGCTCGGCGACTTCTATCTCAAGGACGTGTGGCGGTTCGCCGCCGTCGGCCAGGGCTTCGACGGCGGCCTCGAGGCGCTGCTGAAGAACTTCGGTGGCGAGGTCGCCGAAGAGGCCGACGCGCAGCCCGAGCCGACCGCCACGGCACAGGACGTGCCGGGCTTCGCCCCGCCGTCCGGGCCGGCCGCCCCCGCACCGTCCTTCGGGGTGCCCGCCGCGCCGCCCACCCCGCAGCCCGCGCCCGAGTTCGGCCCGCCCCAGGGTGCGCCGCAGGAAGCACCCCCGGCCGCGCCACAGCCACCGCAGCCCACCGCTCCGCAGGTCCACAGCGCGCCCACCCTCGCCGCGCCACTGGCCCCGCCCGGCCCGGTCCCGCCGCCCGGAGTGCCCGCACAGCAGCCGCCGGCCCCGTACGGCCAGCCGGCGCCCGGTCAGGACCCGTACGGCCCGCCGCAGCCCGCACCCGGCGGCTACCCCGGCCAGCCGGCCCCGCAGGCACCTCCCTATGGGCAGCCCGCGCCGCCGCCCGGCGGATACGGCGCCCCGCAGGGCCGGCCCGCCCCGTACGGCCAGCCGGGACAGCAGCCCCCGGGCGCCCCGTACGGGGGCGGCCAGGCACCGGCCGTGCCCCAGGGCGGCGGCCCCGGCCTCGGCGTCGTACTGGACAAGTACAAGGAAGCCCCCACCGGGCAGCGCTGGACCCCGCAGAACGAGAAGCTGATCCGCGTCGACCTCGGCGTCGACGGCCAGCCGGTGCTCGCCCGTCAGGGCAGCATGGTGCTCTACCAGGGCAAGGTCGACTTCGGCTACAAGGGCGCCGGTTTCCGCGGCCGGATCGTCGGCAACGCCACCGGCCAGGAAATGCAGCTGATGCGCTGCACCGGCCAGGGCCAGGTCTTCTTCGCGGAGAACAGCGCCCATGTGCACCCCATCGAGCTCCAGGGCGACGCCATCTGTGTGTCCGCCGAGGCGGTCCTCGCCTTCGACGAGTCGCTTCAGCACGAGGTCCGCCGTATCGAGGGCCACGGCATCCCCGGTGGCGCCCTGTTCACCATGCAGTTCCAGGGGACCGGCACCGTCATCGTCAAGACCCAGGGCACCCCGGTCGTCCTGCCGGTCACCCCGACCACCTTCGCCGACGCCAACGCCATCGTGGCCTGGTCCGCCGCCTCGCAGGTGATTATTTCCAGCCAGGTGAGCGTGCGCCGGCACGCCTACCCGGGCCACTCCGGCGAGACCGTGAACCTCCAGTTCCGCGGTGCGCCCGGCAACTTCATCGTCGTCCAGCCCTACGAGGTCTGAGGGAGCCCGCACGTCATGAACCAGCAGCAGCTGTCGGGCTATGTCCCGACCCCGCCCGCCGCCCGTATGGAGAACCACGGCAGCGCCATGGTGAAGATCGCCATGCAGAGCGGCCAGGACGTCTTCGCACGCACCGGCTCGATGGTCGCCTACGAAGGCTTCGTCCAATACGAGCCGAACCCGCCCGCCGTCCGCCAGATGGCCTCCCAGTGGCTCACCGGCGAGGGCGCGCCCCTGATGAAGTGCTCCGGCGACGGCCTGCTCTACCTCGCCGACTACGGTGCCGACGTCGTCTGCATCAACCTCAACGACGACGCGCTCTCGGTCAACGGCACCAACCTCCTCGCTCTCGACGCCCACCTCCAGTGGGGCGTGCAGCGCGTCAAGGGCATGGCGAAGTTCGCCGGCCAGGGACTCTTCAACGTCCAGATCTCGGGCACCGGCTGGGTCGCTCTGACCTCCCGGGGCACGCCCGTCGTCGTCGACTGCGGCCGCGGCGAGGACGAGACCTATGTGGACCCGGACGCCCTCGTCGCCTGGTCGACCCATCTGAAGATGAAGGGCAAGCGCAGCTTCAAGGCGTCCTCGATGATCGGGCGCGGCAGCGGCGAGGCGTACCAACTGGGCTTCTCCGGCCAGGGATTCGTCGTCGTCCAGCCCAGCGAGGACAGCACCGACCGGCTCCGGGCCCGGGGCTGAGGGGGAGGACCGAACACGCCATGCAGAGTCCGCTTTTCGCCTTCACCGAGGCACAGACCCAGGACCGCTACGCCCTTCAGAACAGCCAGCTGCTGCGCGTCGCCCTCCAGGGCCACGAGGACGTCCTCGCCCGTAAGGGCACGATGGTCGCCTATCAGGGGCTGCTCGAATTCGACGGCAACTACCAGACGCCGGGCCAGCACCGGACCCGTGCGCGCTCCGGTGAGGGCCTCGATCTGATGCGCGTCTCCGGGCAGGGCACGGTCTATCTGGCCAACCTCGCCCAGTACGTCCATGTCGTCGACGTCGACCACGACGGCCTGACCGTCGACAGCAGCTATGTGCTCGCGCTGGACTCCGGCCTCCACTGGGAGGTCGTCTCCGTGGACAGCCAGTACGGCATCTCCGGCACCGGCAAGTACCAGCTCAACATCTCCGGACGGGGCAAGGTCGCCCTGATGACCTCCGGCCAGCCGCTGATGTTGCAGGTCACGCCCGACAAGTACGTCAACGCCGACGCCGATGCGGTGGTCGCCTGGTCCGCTTCGCTGCGCGTCCAGATGCAGGCGCAGACGCACTCCTCGGGAGTGTTCCGCCGGCGCGGCAACACCGGCGAGGGCTGGGAGCTGAGCTTCCTCGGCCAGGGCTACGCACTGGTCCAGCCCAGCGAGCTGCTGCCACCGCAGAACGCCGTCATCGGCTCCGGTGCGGCCGCCCAGTTCGGCATGGGCCAGCAGGGCGCCCGGGGACAGAACCAGGGCAACATCTTCACCAACTGAGTCTGCCGGTCGACCGCTGACACACCTCCGGCGCCCGCCCCGGGAGGGGACGGGCGCCGGAGGTATGGCCGCTGCCGTCTAGAGCAGCGCGCGGGTGCGCTCCACCAGGCGTGCCACCGACGCATCGGCGACACCGGGCACCTCGTCGTACGCGAACCACCGCAGGTCCAGCGACTCGTCGCTGATCTCCGCCACCGCGCCCGCGGGCGCCAGCGCCGCATACTGCACATCCAAATGCCAGGCGCAGGGCGTGTGATGACGGTCCAGCCGCACCGGGCCGCCGGGCAGCAGCGTCAGCCCCTGCGTGATGCCGGACTCCTCACGCGCCTCCCGCAGCGCCGCATCGGCCAGCGAGGCATCCTCGGGCTCGCAGTGGCCGCCCATCTGGAGCCACATCTTCAGCTTGCGGTGCAGGGTGAGCAGCACCCGCCCGCCGGCCGGATCGATCACCAGCGCACTGGCCGTGAGATG is part of the Streptomyces platensis genome and harbors:
- a CDS encoding TerD family protein, which encodes MAREFQRGHKAKISDLTAGTDLYVGVQIAGPGLSFDISCFGLDADERLSDDRYFIFFNQPKSPEESIQLLGAQAGDSESFRVTLDKIPPHIQKLSFTAALDGAGQVSQIGPGYLRIVAGGEEVARYSFNGSEFSTERAVMLGDFYLKDVWRFAAVGQGFDGGLEALLKNFGGEVAEEADAQPEPTATAQDVPGFAPPSGPAAPAPSFGVPAAPPTPQPAPEFGPPQGAPQEAPPAAPQPPQPTAPQVHSAPTLAAPLAPPGPVPPPGVPAQQPPAPYGQPAPGQDPYGPPQPAPGGYPGQPAPQAPPYGQPAPPPGGYGAPQGRPAPYGQPGQQPPGAPYGGGQAPAVPQGGGPGLGVVLDKYKEAPTGQRWTPQNEKLIRVDLGVDGQPVLARQGSMVLYQGKVDFGYKGAGFRGRIVGNATGQEMQLMRCTGQGQVFFAENSAHVHPIELQGDAICVSAEAVLAFDESLQHEVRRIEGHGIPGGALFTMQFQGTGTVIVKTQGTPVVLPVTPTTFADANAIVAWSAASQVIISSQVSVRRHAYPGHSGETVNLQFRGAPGNFIVVQPYEV
- a CDS encoding AIM24 family protein encodes the protein MQSPLFAFTEAQTQDRYALQNSQLLRVALQGHEDVLARKGTMVAYQGLLEFDGNYQTPGQHRTRARSGEGLDLMRVSGQGTVYLANLAQYVHVVDVDHDGLTVDSSYVLALDSGLHWEVVSVDSQYGISGTGKYQLNISGRGKVALMTSGQPLMLQVTPDKYVNADADAVVAWSASLRVQMQAQTHSSGVFRRRGNTGEGWELSFLGQGYALVQPSELLPPQNAVIGSGAAAQFGMGQQGARGQNQGNIFTN
- a CDS encoding NUDIX hydrolase, whose protein sequence is MSLHEDAARVLKEWPAPSPDQEQLRLTYLDHLAAHQDGMWKPCKDGHLTASALVIDPAGGRVLLTLHRKLKMWLQMGGHCEPEDASLADAALREAREESGITQGLTLLPGGPVRLDRHHTPCAWHLDVQYAALAPAGAVAEISDESLDLRWFAYDEVPGVADASVARLVERTRALL
- a CDS encoding AIM24 family protein, giving the protein MNQQQLSGYVPTPPAARMENHGSAMVKIAMQSGQDVFARTGSMVAYEGFVQYEPNPPAVRQMASQWLTGEGAPLMKCSGDGLLYLADYGADVVCINLNDDALSVNGTNLLALDAHLQWGVQRVKGMAKFAGQGLFNVQISGTGWVALTSRGTPVVVDCGRGEDETYVDPDALVAWSTHLKMKGKRSFKASSMIGRGSGEAYQLGFSGQGFVVVQPSEDSTDRLRARG